Below is a window of Quercus robur chromosome 6, dhQueRobu3.1, whole genome shotgun sequence DNA.
GTTGATGGAGTTGGAGCTGAGCTTGGAGATTTGGGTGAAGGAGATGGAGCTTTCGGTGAAGGAGATGGAGCTGGGGTAGCTGAAGGAGTTGGAGCTGGTGGAGTTGAGGTTGGAGCCGGAGATGGAGTTGGAGATGCTTTTGGTGATGGGGTTGGAGCCGGTGGTGTGGCGGTGGGTGGTGTGGCGGTTGGTGGAGTTGCTGTGGGTGGTGAAGCTTTTGGTGCAGCCCCGGGCGCTTGAGCTATGCATAAAGCGACCAAAAGACACAAGATCATCATGAACACTTGGAACTTAGCAGAACCCATCTCCATTTTTCTTTGCTGATTCgaaagagaaagtgagaaaagtTTTGTGctttgagggagagagagtttgagagatgTGTGGGTGGCTGAAAAGTTTGAGGAGAATATATAAAAAGGAGAGGATATAAAGTAGAGTTGAAGTACAGCGATGAATCAATAATGCTTTAAGATTCCTCGAATCGTTTTAAATCTTATGCTCATGTACCAatatgtgttatatatatatataaacatgtaCATGCACCAACCTATGTTGTGTCCTGGCTTTGATGAGCTAGCTTCTAGCTAGGTCCACCCAAGCAAAGGCGGTGTGAAATATTCAATAATGGGTCactattttttacatttttttccgTGGAACTTTCTTCATGGATTCCCATACGGAAGGTGCACCTAACGAAACCAGTCACATTACGACACCTGTCCATGAAAAAGGTTATATCAGTAATTTAATCGTTCTCTAAATATGTTTAAGTACTTGACTTGTCCTCTTAATTACAACCACGCCATTCCAGACTGAACATGTGGCAGTTGCTCAAGGTCAGTAAGATGTCTTTGTCCACACACAAAGTGTTGAGTTTTTTGACAATACAAAATTGTGGACTTTGTCTTCACAGTCTGTCTTCACTCTTCCGCGTTAACCTTTTCAACAACTATTTGGCGTTGTCGGTTGATATTACTAAGGTGGCAAGTGTGAATTACTTTAATTCTATGCACGTTCCACACAAATCTGGAGTGTGAATAGTAAGACCGTATGTAACCTTCTAAGAAGCTAAGGCTCAATTTGAGAACGTGATGAAAGTAAGAGTAACCATTTTGTCATTTTGATCCTCCATTGTGGGCAATCACGGTCCAAGTCAAAACTTGGGGTCAGTACACGTGTCGTTTTACTGTGCTTTGGATCAAGAGCTTTTTATGTATTACACTACAGAAGATGATGGCTTATATCATATTCTATTCCCATTAGATTATTAGCTGGGTTTATAGCCGTTAGGTATAGATAAttggggagagagaaaaataaatacataaattatgaatgtaACCGTTACAAATGGAAAACAACTAATAACATGTTCATTTCAATcaagaaaattatttatgttGCCCTAAATATATGCATGTCTTCCTGTCGCGTTCTGaatattgaaatgaaaaaaaaaagttgataaaccTGAGCCCTAGTGGTGTAGGTGAAAGCCGAAACATTGCTTTACTTGGAAGACACGTGTTAGGGGAGAATTTTTGACAGACACGTGGCAGATGGGAGAAAGCCATTGTATTAATCTTCGGTGAACCGGTTTTATGAACTAGAATGATAGGGCAATAGTGGGAATATTATATACGTGTATAAAAATACGTTTTAGTGTTTCTGGTTGTATTATTTGAATGAAGTATAGAGCTGGCAAAAGCTGGCAAGAATAGAACATCAAGTTGTGAAAGGTTGAGAGCATGTGAACTcaatagttttaaaattagGGGCATGATTGCTGCTGAGTGCTAAGGAAATGGCGTTATGATATCTCTaaataacaacaaatttttttgggatacaaataacaacaaattaaaatgGTGCTCTGActaaaataaatgtttaggTCTCTTTGAGGGATTTGATTGGTTCTACATAGTTTAAATTCatttgttcttaattttgatCATACTTTGAGTATTCATGAGGAATAGATTCAACCTAACTGAAAAGTGGAAAGAAACTACAGCtactttattcaatttatgagaTACAATCGGTAGGAATCTACAGttaaattaacaataaaaataggttcacaacaaaaatttactaTAATTTTAGTATGTCACTCAATCTGCTTACAGCCTTAATTTACACgtaaacaagtaaaaaaagaaaaaaatcaaattgcaaAGTATGGTGAGCTCAGGTGTGAGATGATAGGTCAAATAGGgaatattgtgaaattgttgtgaatttttgttatgaccctaatattagtataaattataaataaataaaagacttcAACAAGTTTAACTAATAAAGTTTTTAGTTGTTAAATAAAGTACATGTGATCAAATCCAACTTAcacaaaaactaatttttttttaaaaaaaaattcataaagcttttttttctcaaatctcctttttttttttttaatccattttAATGTCACGATTAccatatgtaattttttataaaaagaaattggTTATATGAGGAAGAAAAGATATGAGATAAAATATGAGGGTTTACATGATTTGACCTTGTGGCCTACACGTATGGGACAAGAACCCAAGGGGTTACATTTCTCATAGTCATACCCCTTTCTTGATACTTGATAGTACATTACAATTGAATCTATATTTATAAGGGAGATTAGACAGTCAAAggtaatttgaatttgaaatgcATATTGATTGCCTCAATTCCACAATTTTTTCTAGAAACCAATCTCTTGATTTATTAACCAAGCTCACGATTTTCTCTAGCAATCAATATCTTGATTTGGTCTTCAATGACATAGAAAATGAACTATACTTCCTAACACTCCCCTTGAAGTTGTGCGTTAATCTTTGATGAAATGCAAACTTGCAAAAATTGAATCTAAATTTGTAGAGATTAACAATGTGAGTCTATTAGAAACCACCAACAAGAGAAAATCCAAGTGTAGAGATTCAAGTAAGGCCCGATCGACCTGCTTTGATACTGTATAGAAATTTGTGAAAAGGttgatagagaaaaagaaagacattTTTTAtcgaaaaattcaaaattactCCATTTTTTATCAGCTAATAATTTAGGATTCCGTGCAATTAGGTGAATTGGAGACACAAGTCACACAAGTAACAAACCCATTGGACTAGCAAAGttatctttttttctcacaaattttCCTCTTTTACCATCGATTAATGTGATAAATTTTCGCCACCATTCTTGAAGTTCTCACCCGATGTTGGTTGGAAGGAGTCCCGGATAATCTCGAGATCACGTGATTACCCCTTTTCTTACCGGTAAGTCATGTGGTATAGCTACCTTGACAAATTGTCCGTAAAAATAAGATTTTCCCATTTGCAGATGGTGAGTAGGTATTTGGTAAGAAGGTTTGATGATCACTAGTGAGTCACAAGTTTTCATTCATTTATGAGTTTAGCGCTAATTACAAAAAGTCAAAGGAAATAGTCATCGGGAAATAGTTTTCGCATTTAATTAATTTGCCTGGGAAGCTACGTTGATGTATCAATTACTGTAATATAAAACCATTCTATTCTGGAATCCGAAGAGAAACcctatgaattattttttactcATATGATGATTTATGATAGGGACTTTTCATTACGGGTGCTCGATTTGTACTACTCGGAGAAGcagaaaaaaatagaactcaAGTACATCACAATGACAGGACCTTGCATGTTGTCCTCTGCATACGTACTGCCAACTATTTTTGATTCAAGCCAAGACAAATTCCTAGTACAAAAACATGAGAAACTGTCAACCCACATAGAAAAGCTTCTTTCTATCCGAGCCGAGACAAATAATAAGCAGAGAGAATAGGACTGATAATTAATCAGAACTATTCAAGCCTCTCACGAATATCACGAATATTCGTGGACATAGCAATAATCTGAACAAGTCAAGGGAAGAAGAAGACTCATATATTTCTGAATGAGTAAGTGAGCTTAATTGAAACTCAACCAGGCAATAAAAACTATGATAGCAagtttaccattttttttttataacattttagtTAAAGATAAGACCAAGTGCTCATCTGGTATTGTGTTTGAGGGTGGGGAAGGGGAAGAGCTTTAGGGAACTTAAAGCTGTTTAACAAAATCTGGCTAGTAATAGTTTTGTATAAAGAGATTTATGGACCTTggaagatgaaaaataattttaagcaaAAGCTGAAATTCCAAGTTTTAAGGtaaatgattctcaaaaaaaaaaaaaaaaaaaaaaaaaaaaaaagttttaaggcAAATATTTATgcttatttctcaaaaaaaaaaaaattaaatttgcaatttttttgcGACCACACATATCTTTGGGTGTCAATTTATATGTAAGCCCACtattaatattttgttaaatgtGATCAATTTGCTAgttaatatcaaaataagatGTGATAAATTTGTGATAATGTGTACATCAATTTGAGAgtgtgtataataataataataatacattaatGGTCCACTTAATTGAATTAAAAGTAATTtcaactcaaataaaaaaaatataatacactTTTAATAAAAGGTTTCGATTAATGGAATACGCTAACAATTAATGCAACTCTTGTCAAAACTTCCTTTAAAAATTGCACATATAAGGAAAATGGTCTcattaagttaatttttttcaataagaCCAATATATCCTTATCCTATTTATCTCTTGCtcaaaatgaattttttgtcACATCTAGCACTACATAGAGCACAATTCTTAAAGCAGAGTAAACACATTTTGTGGCTTAAGGCAACAATTTAAAGTAAAACCATTTATGAAGAGTTATTAGTTTCTTCCAATATCCCAATAGTAACATTTGTTAAACACTTCTTTATAAAACTatcaatttgatatatatatatatatatatatatatatatatatatatatattgacagcTTTAGACTCAAACGAATTAGTTTCTTTATACTAATATCACTATGATCATACcaaatttatgaaatattaaCTATAATATTGGCATGTTAAATGCATTTCATGGAAAATATGGTCAAATTGCAATGAagatttttcacaaaaataggGCCTAGTTTAGGGCCAACTCATCATATTTTGGGCTagatataaatgaaaaataaattattagttaatattttataagcgatacatgaattagaaaaaagaatccaacatttttatataatttaatacattaattggactattttcatttatttataaaacatattttaaaacttttaattataaaatatcaaaacaattagtatcataataaatatcatattttagaTGGTCATTATCTCTCTTGGCAATGTTAGACTTTAGTTATTAAACAATGAATTTCAGTAATGAATTTGTCTTGAAAACTATTAAttacaattataattttaatagagagagagaaaagaagagttaAATTTTTAGGAGATTGAAAAATTTTACACTCTTAAACTACGGCGGTAggcacacgatttgcgttaaaccgcagttgagttgggttcgcacgtaaatgggcccgtacaatatcatttgtagagagtgggatcgaaaggctaagtcatgtttacccggctgtgtCTTTTTCTAAGATATTTATACATGGTTCCAGTATATTTGCCTCTGAAGCCCTTTTTTCTTTCAGTGGGACTCCAGAAGCCCCTCTTTTatgttacatattttttcttttatactcgcatgcgttcaatttccttcgtccacgtgtagggtcgaccccttctgagactgatacttgtcccatcagtctcagacctaagtcattgagagttgttgataaagttaatggataaggctctgttaggcgcagagatatgcatggggaaggtggcaaagaaagcctctcttagatattttagatttccccttCGAGCACGcccctttacctttctgccctttttcttgggtcagccgaggactgcactgtcctcggctgcttctccgggccaattgggccacactattcttgaactctggccatgacctttttaggcttgggcctttggacccttcatcagcaaacgGGCCTGGCCCGCCGATTACTGGACCCCACAACGGCAAATATAGtaaaatgaattaataaaatgttgaaGATTAGAAAAGAGTGTTGTGGGGCCCGAAatctgaggtcccagcccactttgtgttaagggcccaaagcccaggccgaggagccctattgccgaggacgcgcGATGAAAGCCCCTtgaaggcccaaggatgtggccgaggacgatctcacgctcaacacctcacaaaacgcctgaagaaaaggacaaactcagtacaagagcagtacaagggagaaagctaccaacaccgtaatgtggagccctgcgtctgacaagcccatactccagaccatgctatttCACTTTTCCCAatcacccccaaccactctgacgtatggattgataggacgagtcattaccccaaaaaggaaaaactgacacATAGACGAAAACGGGAAGTAAACACTGGTATAAAAGGGGAAGGGAGCCAGGGAAAAAAagggaggagagaaaaaagaaaaagatcctACAAAAAGGAAGAATGGAGAGAAGGTGATGCttctcggactaagtccgaggactcAAATCCACCGAGTTACACCGATGTAAAGCCTAACTATTCTAGCCAAACCTACCTTCGTATGAACTTCCATGAAAATCATGACTAAACCGCCATCAAATGACCAAGGTCctgcctttcaaacccacgctctacaaatgatgtcgtttgggcctttttacgaacgaacccaacactgttacgggtcgttataaatcgtgtccttacaattggcgccgtctgtgggaaggcttgcgcgttggcacaggtggcggTGGAGTTGAGCCTCTATCGAGCAAAGGTCTGTGAAGGTTCCTACATTTCCAGCGACGTGCTATTGTTGTTCCGACATAGATTTCCGCTAGAAGCTACACCTCACAGTGCCAATGGCacgggcagttctaggggcttctaaTCTCAAGCTAACTCCccccaccttggtcgaggggctaaccttcgaaaaataaataaataaataaaaacacacacacacacataagttttggacagaaccaaggccttgtatggtcctcgaactcaagcctatggggaaaccaactacttagaagaaaaactacaagttttggacagaaccaaggccttgtatggtcctcgaactcaagcctatggggaaaccaactatttagaagaaaaattacaagttttggacagaaccaaggccttgtatggtcctcggactcaagcgtatggggaaaccaactacttagaagaaaaactacaagttttggacagaaccaaggccttgtatggtcctcggactcaagcctatggggaaaccaactacttagaagaaaaactacaagttttggacagaaccaaggccttgtatggtcctcggactcaagcctatgaggaaaccaactacttagaagaaaaactacaagttttggacagaaccaaggccttgtatggtcctcgaactcaagcctatggggaaaccaactacttagaagaaaaactacaagttttggacagaatcaaggccttgtagggtcctcggactcaagcctatggggaaaccaactacttaaaagaagaaatacaagttttgggcaCAACCTGGACGTTATATGGCACTTAGAATctaccctcggatcctcaataccCAGGGAACTGATGCGACTGTCATAGGGTCAGGTATTATCAAAAACACGACCAATGTCCCTCACTGCTCGGCAACCCTCTCGGATGgtttatttagagtttattgTTCTCAGACGGTCGCCTTGCACACATTGCAGAGCgctcagctgttatctcggttagtttcatGAGTTTAATCTACTGTGAGTTAGCATTATTATACTTGATAATatcaataagttcaaattaataggattctgtttcaaggtttcctgctctaagtatcattaaaggaaaatataaatGTAGTatcccattcacaaagtagttgttgcagaaaaagaaaaatatttaaaaggaaacaaatccatttcttattaagacaaagaaacagtacagcgtacaatgaaagagcttaaataagctcgtactgaaactaactacataagcagaaagaaaagatacagGGAAATGagacaaaaatagaggaagaggcGCAAAAAAGAGAGATATAGCAGCTCCAGCATGTTGTCTAAGgaaaccattcctcaatacttttacatgcctctaactcaggcagcaaaagagccCAACTTGGGActtgcaccgttgaagaaaaggtgcagagagcccAACTTCAGactagcaccgttgaagaaaaggtgcagggagcccaaCTTGAGgctagcaccgttgaagaaaaggtgcagggagccggaagttgatgagcctccacgTAACCACACCTGCGATagagcagacggcgctgatggcgaaaaaccttacttctgacgcaccaagaatctgatgcgaccagtacctgcttcggattttgactgaaagagggagaAATACCATTTCCCCCTTGTCAACACGGAAGATTATCctgaatctgtgcctcccctgtcCAGACCACACCACCTTGAGTCTCAGAAGGACCCGGCGCTTCTGTGGCGGATGTAGTTCCTTTACCCCTACCCGTGTCTCAAACATATTGCCCTAAAGGTGGATAGCATTGGATATGGAGGCTGTGATTATAGCTAAAGGGTTATGATTTTGAAAAGAGCCGAAGGGTTTGTATGTAAGGAGAATAACCTTctatcctacttatataaagggtaaggtggtggcattcAATTTGTGCAGCTTTCCAAGGAATGCTACGGACAAGGCAGAtttggctcaatttccaacaccATCCACAGCCGTAGAATCTGAAGATCCTCGTGAAGGCACGCCTCGAGTACTGAAACGTCAAAGGACTCCGCGTGAGTGAATAAAGGAATGCCTCTTAATTTGGCACGTCTAACATGTAaatggaaaaacacaaatattagtGGAGTACAGAATTTGAGTGAGCCATGATGTGGGcccaacatcaccaaaacctTCCTCCCCAACTAAAAATCGCgcagcaagattttgaggggctattgtggggcccaaaatctgaggtcccagcccactttatgttaagggcccaaagcccaggccgaggagccctattgccgaggacgcgcGATGAAAGCCCCTtgaaggcccaaggatgtggccgaggacgatctcacgctcaacacctcacaaaacgcttaaagaaaaggacaaactcagtacaagagcagtacaagggagaaagctgccaacaccgtaatgtggagccctgcatctgacaagcccatactccagaccatgctatttCACTTTTCCCAatcacccccaaccactctgacgtatggattgataggacgagtcattaccccaaaaaggaaaaactgacacgtagacgAAAACGGGAAGTAAACACTGGTATAAAAGGGGAAGGGAGCCAGGGAAAAAAagggaggagagaaaaaagaaaaagatcctACAAAAAGGAAGAATGGAGAGAAGGTGATGCTTCTCGGACTAAGTTCGAGGACTCAAATCCACCGAGTTACACCAATGTAAAACCTAACTATTCTAGCCAAACCTACCTTCGTATGAACTTCCATGAAAATCATGACTAAACCGCCGTCAAACGACCAAGGTCctgcctttcaaacccacgctctacaaatgatgtcgtttgggcctttttacgaaCGAACtcaacactgttacgggtcgttataaatcgtgtccttacaagtgtatttaaaaaataaatgtattctATCGGCTAGTAGaatatgtttttatatattaaaaaatatatatatctaagtGAGAggccttaattttttattacagtattaTTTTTGTGCAATACTATAataatcatatactatataataaaaattgggctTAGAAGTCGTGATTGCGCCAAGTGGCTTCACtaaattgcataaatttttttggatttttagattttaagaaaaaatatatacaatttttcttctcctataatttctaagttgataaaaatcttaatttaattacaatcaaaattcttcatctaatccttattttttacaatatatttgttcttattaatttttttggataaaataacaataagtattttttaaaaattttcaaaaagagattaaatttagTTGGTTGGTCTATCTAAAATATTATCAGCAAAGTCCAAAATGAATAGGATAgaattacctaaaaaaaaatgatagaatttcaataaataaaaaatacataaaataaagcaaataatatagaattaaataataataataataataataaaatatagaatTGAATACTATTGCATATCAACATACGttcatttttgttaatttttttaagttcttttttttttttggataaatatgcattttatgtcatctttttcctaataatCAAGTAACAAAATAAAGTAGTATTTGATTTACAATTACAACTACAtttgtgtctatctaaaatgttatcaacaaagcctaaaatcaatagaatagaattaactatatataaaaaaggatagaatttaaataaaaaagagagataaaaaatacgtgaaagaaaaaagatagaattttaaaaaaaatacgtgaaacaaaaatactttttttttactacgtttcttcctctttttgtGGATAAATTTTCATCTTATGTcatctttttct
It encodes the following:
- the LOC126689770 gene encoding glycine-rich cell wall structural protein 1.8, producing MTTTGYQNVKSKKQKLYVISNTTAAKKVPTRAVPAITALLVEKAALGGGGASEDGDSDGDVPGAPGAGGEEVDGVGAELGDLGEGDGAFGEGDGAGVAEGVGAGGVEVGAGDGVGDAFGDGVGAGGVAVGGVAVGGVAVGGEAFGAAPGA